In the genome of Colletotrichum lupini chromosome 8, complete sequence, one region contains:
- a CDS encoding ribose 5-phosphate isomerase A, translating to MSLVEQAKKAAAYRAVDEHLAPGARYVGIGSGSTVVYVVDAIAAKGPAFYGDMTFFPTGSQSKGLIRAAGLRLCNLDDRPLGPDGKLVAIDVAFDGADEVDAELNCIKGGGACLFQEKLVAIAAKKFVVVADYRKLSARLLTNWKAIPIEVLPMSAPDVLDRLTALGAVKPAVRPGAPGKAGEVVTDNGMWLIDAPFPQLLLSSDVSHGSARNASGAWEVSALAKELLMIPGIVEIGIFHGLNGVEAAAAGRVGLAQKPVAAYFGMEDGSVKVTGGSS from the exons ATGTCCCTCGTCGAACAAGCCAAAAAGGCAGCCGCCTACCGCGCCGTAGACGAACACCTCGCCCCGGGCGCCCGCTACGTCGGCATCGGCTCCGGCAGCACAGTCGTCTACGTCGTCGACGCCATCGCCGCCAAGGGTCCCGCGTTCTACGGCGACATGACCTTCTTCCCGACGGGCAGCCAGTCAAAGGGCCTCATCCGCGCCGCCGGGTTGCGCCTGTGCAACCTCGACGACAGGCCCCTCGGCCCGGACGGCAAGCTCGTCGCCATCGACGTCGCGTTCGACGGCGCCGACGAGGTGGACGCCGAGCTTAACTGCATCAAGGGCGGCGGCGCGTGTCTGTTCCAGGAGAAGCTTGTTGCTATCGCTGCGAAGAAGTTTGTCGTTGTCGCTG ATTACCGCAAGCTCTCCGCGAGACTGCTCACAAACTGGAAGGCAATCCCCATCGAAGTTCTCCCCATGTCCGCCCCCGACGTGCTGGACAGGCTCACGGCCCTCGGCGCCGTCAAGCCCGCCGTCCGGCCCGGCGCCCCCGGCAAAGCCGGCGAGGTCGTCACCGACAACGGCATGTGGCTCATCGACGCGCCCTTCCCGCAGCTCTTGCTTTCTTCAGACGTCTCCCACGGCAGCGCCCGGAACGCCAGCGGCGCGTGGGAGGTTTCCGCGCTCGCCAAGGAGCTGCTCATGATCCCCGGCATCGTCGAGATTGGCATCTTCCACGGCCTCAACGGCGTCGAGGCCGCTGCGGCCGGCAGGGTCGGGTTGGCGCAGAAGCCCGTGGCTGCGTACTTTGGTATGGAGGATGGTAGTGTCAAGGTTACGGGCGGCTCTTCATAG
- a CDS encoding FAD binding domain-containing protein, whose translation MVRAASLVASLLAVVTNPLVVAAESIADAATNSAVVASLPGSEKIACGLLNSRYPKQTFYSGSDGYTYETQTQYWSATEYNAPACVFVPQNAQQVSFAVTTLTLSLTKFAVRSGGHMPVVGYNSIGSSGVLLSTSNLTTLALSSDKSTVSVGAGYRWRDVYSYLAPSGLAVVGGRIRGVGVPGLLLGGGISFYSNQYGFAADNVVRYQAVLSSGLVVEATATNAYSDLFWALKGGGNSFAIVTRFDLKTFVSPKVWVGISQYAQTDSAKYLDAVYNFGKFGSADGKAAIIPTILTYPSYNITAYAAARFYDSETAPATAFENFTSPALTPVADSYALQPLADYVTAVDALQPTGLRQEFRVMSLVVNRDAVDYVHDTFLTATSASLTSIVGLSASITFQPITKEFIQQGVAKGGNPQGVDPSKAPYFWVVENLTWQDAKDDAAVKAFADSVTAEIEAGLVAKGVAGGYLYLNDAGQGQKIFQSYPAANLAKLKAIRAKYDPLRIYTNLLVGGWKVLDA comes from the exons ATGGTTCGCGCCGCATCCCTCGTCGCCAGCTTGCTGGCTGTCGTCACAAACCCCCTCGTCGTTGCGGCTGAGAGCATCGCCGACGCCGCCACCAATTCGGCCGTCGTAGCCAGCCTTCCAGGTTCAGAGAAGATCGCCTGTGGACTGCTCAACTCCCGCTACCCCAAGCAGACCTTTTACTCCGGCTCCGATGGTTACACCTACGAGACGCAGACGCAGTACTGGTCCGCAACGGAGTACAACGCACCAGCTTGCGTCTTTGTCCCACAGAATGCCCAGCAGGTGTCTTTTGCTGTTACTACACTGACTTTGAGCTTGACCAAGTTCGCCGTCCGCAGCGGAGGTCATATGCCAGTTGTGGGATACAACAGCATCGGATCATCTGGCGTCCTGCTGTCAACGTCCAACCTGACCACTCTGGCTCTCTCAAGCGACAAGTCCACTGTATCTGTTGGCGCTGGCTACAGGTGGAGAGATGTCTACTCCTACCTCGCGCCTTCCGGCCTAGCAGTCGTCGGAGGCCGTATTAGGGGTGTTGGCGTCCCCGGTCTGCTTCTTGGGGGCGGAATATCCTTCTACTCCAACCAGTACGGCTTCGCAGCCGACAACGTTGTTCGGTACCAGGCCGTGCTCTCCAGCGGCTTAGTCGTCGAGGCCACCGCTACCAATGCCTACTCGGACCTCTTCTGGGCCCTCAAGGGCGGCGGTAACTCCTTTGCTATTGTCACTCGCTTCGACCTCAAGACCTTTGTGTCGCCTAAGGTATGGGTAGGAATCTCGCAGTACGCGCAGACGGACAGCgccaagtacctcgacgccgTCTACAACTTTGGCAAGTTCGGTTCCGCGGACGGCAAAGCCGCCATTATTCCCACCATCCTCACCTATCCTTCATACAACATCACCGCGTACGCGGCTGCCCGCTTCTACGACTCCGAGACCGCGCCCGCGACTGCGTTCGAGAACTTTACGTCTCCTGCCCTGACGCCTGTGGCCGATTCCTATGCCCTGCAGCCTCTCGCCGATTATGTGACTGCCGTTGACGCACTCCAACCCACCGGTCTCCGACAAGA ATTCCGCGTCATGTCCCTTGTAGTCAACCGCGACGCAGTAGACTACGTCCACGACACCTTCCTCACAGCCACCAGCGCCAGCCTCACCAGCATCGTCGGCCTGTCGGCCTCCATCACCTTCCAGCCCATCACCAAGGAGTTCATCCAGCAGGGCGTCGCCAAGGGCGGCAATCCCCAGGGCGTGGACCCGTCCAAGGCGCCGTACTTTTGGGTCGTCGAGAACCTGACGTGGCAGGACGCCAAGGACGACGCCGCGGTGAAGGCCTTTGCCGACAGCGTTACGGCGGAGATCGAGGCCGGGTTAGTGGCCAAGGGCGTCGCGGGCGGGTATCTGTACTTGAACGATGCGGGACAGGGGCAGAAGATCTTCCAGAGTTACCCGGCGGCGAACCTGGCGAAGCTCAAGGCTATTCGCGCCAAGTATGACCCGTTGAGGATTTACACGAACCTCTTGGTCGGGGGCTGGAAGGTCCTTGACGCTTGA